One genomic segment of Streptomyces sp. NBC_00239 includes these proteins:
- a CDS encoding L,D-transpeptidase, protein MNVQPIPAAPRARRGRARTGAAALLLSAALLLTSACSGGGDTGGDNGKGGDGGKGGTEASQAVVTIAPADGAKEVATSGILKITAANGKLTTVTVADTKGNAVDGKLAADGRSWEPARHLGAATEYKVHAVAKDASGRESAKDVTFTTLTPKNTFIGHYTPENGATVGVGMPVSINFTRGITAPEAVEKAITVTAEPSVPIEGHWFGNDRLDFRPEKYWAAGTEVTVKLNLDGVEGRPGVYGKQTRTVKFKIGRSQISTVDASTHQMQVVRDGKVLKNVPITAGAPATTTYNGQMVISEKYEVTRMNGATVGFGGEYDIEDVPHAMRLSNSGTFVHGNYWAAPGTFGETNVSHGCVGLEDQRGGGDGNAPAAWFFNNSLIGDVVVVKNSKDKEIAPENGLNGWNMPWSEWIA, encoded by the coding sequence GTGAACGTGCAGCCGATACCGGCCGCGCCGCGCGCGCGGCGCGGCCGAGCCCGTACCGGGGCGGCCGCCCTCCTGCTGAGTGCGGCGCTGCTGCTCACCTCCGCCTGCAGCGGCGGCGGTGACACCGGAGGCGACAACGGCAAGGGCGGCGACGGCGGCAAGGGCGGTACGGAGGCCTCGCAGGCCGTCGTGACCATCGCGCCCGCCGACGGCGCCAAGGAGGTCGCCACCAGCGGCATCCTGAAGATCACCGCGGCCAACGGAAAGCTCACCACCGTCACGGTGGCGGACACCAAGGGCAACGCAGTGGACGGCAAGCTCGCGGCCGACGGCCGCAGTTGGGAACCCGCCCGGCACCTCGGCGCGGCGACCGAGTACAAGGTCCACGCCGTCGCCAAGGACGCCTCGGGCCGCGAGTCGGCGAAGGACGTCACCTTCACCACGCTCACCCCGAAGAACACCTTCATCGGCCACTACACCCCCGAGAACGGCGCGACCGTCGGCGTGGGCATGCCGGTCTCGATCAACTTCACCCGTGGCATCACCGCGCCCGAGGCCGTCGAGAAGGCGATCACGGTCACGGCCGAGCCGTCCGTGCCGATCGAGGGCCACTGGTTCGGCAACGACCGCCTCGACTTCCGCCCGGAGAAGTACTGGGCCGCGGGCACCGAGGTCACCGTCAAGCTGAACCTCGACGGGGTCGAGGGCCGGCCGGGCGTCTACGGGAAGCAGACCCGCACGGTGAAGTTCAAGATCGGCCGCTCCCAGATCTCCACCGTCGACGCGAGCACCCACCAGATGCAGGTCGTCCGCGACGGCAAGGTCCTCAAGAACGTCCCGATCACCGCGGGCGCCCCGGCCACGACCACGTACAACGGCCAGATGGTCATCAGCGAGAAGTACGAGGTCACGCGCATGAACGGCGCGACCGTCGGCTTCGGCGGCGAGTACGACATCGAGGACGTCCCGCACGCCATGCGGCTGTCCAACTCGGGCACCTTCGTGCACGGCAACTACTGGGCCGCCCCGGGCACCTTCGGCGAGACGAACGTCAGCCACGGCTGCGTCGGCCTGGAGGACCAGCGCGGCGGCGGCGACGGGAACGCCCCGGCGGCCTGGTTCTTCAACAACTCCCTCATCGGCGACGTGGTGGTGGTGAAGAACTCGAAGGACAAGGAGATCGCTCCGGAGAACGGCCTCAACGGCTGGAACATGCCGTGGTCGGAGTGGATCGCGTAA